One window of Tepidanaerobacter acetatoxydans Re1 genomic DNA carries:
- the minC gene encoding septum site-determining protein MinC codes for MTNESVIIKGTKEGITIILDEISSFEDVKKAIYEKLQRSRNFFSGGKVSIKIKNGFLSKDEYDKLQHIFTDFGMSLQEASSPKTLIFPKPNRNRVLLLKKTVRSGQKITYKGTIVILGDANPGSEIVAAGDILVMGTLRGMAHAGAQGDTTAIVAAFALKPTQLRIAEVISRPPEEKENLPSFPEIARLKDNVIVIEPL; via the coding sequence ATGACGAACGAGTCTGTAATAATTAAAGGTACAAAGGAAGGTATAACTATCATACTCGATGAAATTTCGAGCTTTGAAGATGTGAAAAAAGCTATTTACGAGAAACTTCAACGTAGTCGGAACTTTTTTTCAGGAGGCAAGGTTAGTATAAAAATTAAAAACGGCTTTTTAAGTAAAGATGAATATGATAAGTTACAGCATATCTTTACAGATTTTGGGATGAGCTTGCAGGAGGCAAGTTCTCCGAAAACCCTGATATTTCCAAAACCAAACAGGAATAGAGTATTACTGCTTAAAAAAACTGTGCGATCGGGGCAAAAAATTACTTATAAGGGAACTATAGTCATCTTGGGCGATGCCAATCCAGGCAGTGAGATAGTTGCCGCCGGCGATATTCTGGTTATGGGGACTCTTCGCGGGATGGCTCATGCTGGGGCACAGGGAGATACTACTGCTATAGTAGCTGCATTTGCCTTAAAACCGACTCAATTAAGAATTGCTGAAGTTATTTCAAGACCTCCGGAAGAGAAGGAAAATCTACCATCGTTTCCGGAAATAGCACGCTTAAAAGATAATGTAATAGTAATAGAACCCTTATAA
- the mrdA gene encoding penicillin-binding protein 2 — MDVKKLQKRLNVLLGIVVLIFVVLTISLLTLQIVKGNEYEKLAEENRIRLIPITAPRGVFKDRYGRELVNNRPSFTVSYMSVKTEESEQEEVFEILRNILEIPHYTEISNQTYTVDKDKKIILSKLPIADRNGNGEVDIADISITDSSTGKQVLPSKVDFATGTVTINQPPNTQVMVSYNYDTLKNKLQSQDYKPVRLKTDVDFQTVAEIEERRLPGVVIEVEPLRNYIYGSMGSHVFGYVGEISQEELDTAKDNGYRPGDLIGKMGLEKVLESYLKGTDGGQQVEVTASGKLIKVLGQKEPIPGNSINLTLDIKLQQIAENKLREQLIKLQTDKYKPFPNAKRGAVVAINIKTGEVLAMASVPDFDPNMFARGITQKEWEEISKNPLNPMVNLAISGTFPPGSIFKMVTATAALEEKVTNERELIRDTGVYWTILPKKCWKAGGHGLVNIEKAIAESCNIYFYEMGRRLGIDNIEKYAKMYGLGDITGIELPNEKAGTVASREYKKNTFSSSQDKIWYPAETLDAAIGQGYHSFTPIQIADYIAAIANEGIWMKPHLIKSIVDADGNVVLEKNPEIGGRLDISDKTYEIIKNGMKGATLSGGTAYGVFADFPISVAGKTGTAEWDVSKDPHGWFVAFAPYEDPEIAVAVFIEQAGSGGTTGGPVARAIFEEYFHLTNENDNSEDYLVQP; from the coding sequence ATGGATGTAAAAAAACTCCAAAAACGATTGAATGTCCTATTAGGGATTGTAGTTTTAATTTTTGTTGTATTAACAATAAGCTTATTAACTCTGCAAATAGTCAAAGGAAATGAATATGAAAAACTTGCGGAGGAGAACAGGATAAGGCTTATTCCTATAACAGCACCAAGGGGAGTTTTTAAGGATCGATATGGTAGAGAATTAGTTAATAACCGACCTAGTTTTACAGTGTCATATATGAGCGTAAAAACGGAAGAGTCTGAACAGGAAGAAGTGTTCGAAATTCTCAGAAACATCCTAGAAATTCCTCATTATACAGAAATCTCAAATCAAACCTATACTGTAGACAAGGATAAAAAAATTATTTTGAGTAAATTGCCGATAGCCGATAGGAATGGGAACGGCGAAGTCGATATTGCTGATATATCTATTACAGATAGCAGTACAGGCAAGCAGGTTTTGCCAAGTAAAGTAGATTTTGCTACAGGCACTGTTACGATTAACCAGCCGCCGAATACACAGGTAATGGTTTCATATAATTATGATACGTTAAAGAATAAGCTGCAAAGTCAAGATTATAAACCGGTTAGACTTAAGACTGATGTGGATTTTCAGACAGTAGCAGAAATTGAAGAACGTCGTCTTCCCGGCGTTGTTATAGAGGTAGAACCTTTGCGAAATTATATTTATGGGAGCATGGGCTCGCATGTTTTTGGTTATGTGGGAGAAATAAGTCAAGAAGAGCTAGATACTGCAAAGGATAACGGGTATCGTCCGGGAGACCTTATAGGTAAAATGGGATTGGAAAAGGTATTAGAATCTTATTTAAAAGGTACTGACGGCGGCCAGCAGGTGGAGGTTACTGCTTCCGGAAAGCTTATAAAAGTATTAGGTCAAAAGGAGCCGATTCCCGGCAATTCGATAAATCTAACACTAGATATAAAACTTCAGCAAATTGCTGAAAATAAGTTAAGAGAGCAATTAATAAAATTACAGACTGATAAGTACAAGCCTTTTCCCAATGCAAAAAGAGGTGCTGTAGTTGCTATTAACATAAAAACCGGTGAAGTCTTGGCGATGGCAAGTGTCCCGGATTTCGATCCGAATATGTTTGCCCGTGGGATAACTCAAAAAGAATGGGAGGAAATATCAAAAAATCCGCTCAATCCGATGGTCAATCTTGCCATTAGCGGGACGTTTCCGCCGGGGTCAATTTTTAAGATGGTTACAGCAACTGCTGCACTAGAAGAAAAAGTAACTAACGAGCGTGAGCTTATTAGAGATACCGGGGTTTATTGGACTATTTTGCCGAAAAAGTGTTGGAAAGCAGGAGGCCATGGCTTAGTAAACATTGAAAAGGCCATTGCTGAATCGTGCAATATTTATTTTTATGAAATGGGGCGTCGATTGGGCATAGATAATATTGAAAAATATGCAAAAATGTATGGGCTTGGAGACATTACAGGAATCGAGTTGCCCAATGAGAAAGCTGGAACTGTAGCAAGCCGTGAATATAAGAAGAATACTTTTAGCAGTTCCCAAGATAAAATATGGTATCCTGCCGAAACACTAGATGCAGCCATAGGGCAAGGTTATCATAGTTTTACACCGATACAAATTGCAGATTATATTGCAGCTATTGCAAATGAAGGAATATGGATGAAGCCTCATTTAATAAAGTCAATAGTTGATGCTGATGGTAATGTTGTTCTTGAAAAAAACCCGGAAATTGGTGGCAGACTAGATATTTCCGACAAGACATATGAAATAATAAAAAATGGTATGAAAGGTGCTACATTGTCTGGTGGTACAGCCTACGGAGTTTTTGCGGATTTTCCAATTTCTGTAGCGGGGAAAACCGGAACCGCCGAGTGGGATGTGAGTAAAGACCCGCATGGATGGTTTGTGGCATTTGCTCCTTATGAGGATCCGGAAATTGCAGTAGCAGTGTTTATAGAGCAAGCCGGTTCAGGTGGAACTACGGGAGGACCTGTTGCAAGAGCTATTTTTGAAGAATATTTTCATCTAACCAATGAAAACGATAACAGCGAAGATTATCTTGTTCAACCTTAA
- the mreD gene encoding rod shape-determining protein MreD: protein MRTIVYVLVLGVLVLVQTTLSNFIGIFGVKPDLPLVFALCMAMVKNEKAGALTGLMNGFLDDILFGRFLGLNTIAKSIAGYVVGLGSRNLYKGRVVITMVLVFTGSVIFNFVFMTIAFLTGELIHPWRNFLPITVASSLINMFVSPLIYIGTYRMERFFDYYFDIKY from the coding sequence ATGAGGACTATTGTATATGTTTTAGTATTAGGTGTTCTCGTATTGGTTCAGACAACCCTTTCAAATTTTATTGGAATTTTCGGAGTGAAACCAGACCTGCCGCTGGTTTTTGCTTTGTGTATGGCGATGGTCAAGAATGAAAAAGCGGGAGCACTGACGGGATTAATGAACGGTTTTTTAGATGATATTCTCTTTGGAAGATTTTTAGGTCTTAATACTATAGCAAAGTCTATTGCAGGATATGTTGTTGGGCTTGGTTCGCGAAATCTTTACAAGGGTAGAGTCGTTATTACTATGGTACTTGTATTCACCGGCTCTGTGATATTTAATTTTGTTTTTATGACAATTGCTTTTTTGACAGGCGAGCTCATTCATCCGTGGCGAAATTTTTTGCCTATCACGGTAGCATCGTCATTAATAAACATGTTTGTATCACCTTTGATTTATATTGGAACTTATAGGATGGAACGATTCTTTGATTATTATTTCGATATAAAATATTAA
- the mreC gene encoding rod shape-determining protein MreC produces MVLLQRLLKNRKWLILVLLLIISIMIVDITSNRETVFKNFEIPVITALSPAQKILSKIGFDIKDKLNTIPQIFYLKEENEALKQQVAELLQYKQNLLEYQRENTDLRNLLGLKDKNLQYDLEAAEVIARDTGNWFNVILIDKGEKQGLKKDMAVITNEGLVGSIISTTANTSKVMLITDERSSVSAMLQRTRDNGIIKGSIDTAPRGYLKMDFLSQDANLVKGDIVISSGLGGLVPKGIVIGEVVETEKESYELMQYAIVKPAVDFLKLERVFVIKGEKEADQ; encoded by the coding sequence GTGGTGTTATTGCAGCGCCTTTTAAAAAACCGAAAATGGTTAATTCTGGTTTTGCTTTTAATTATCTCAATAATGATTGTGGATATAACATCGAATAGAGAAACTGTCTTTAAAAATTTTGAAATTCCGGTGATAACTGCCTTAAGTCCTGCACAAAAAATCTTGTCAAAAATAGGTTTCGATATAAAAGACAAGTTGAATACCATACCACAGATTTTTTATCTTAAAGAAGAGAATGAGGCTCTAAAACAACAGGTGGCAGAACTTTTACAGTATAAGCAAAATCTTTTGGAATATCAGCGAGAAAACACAGATTTGCGCAATCTTTTAGGATTGAAAGATAAAAATCTGCAATATGATCTTGAGGCAGCGGAAGTTATAGCAAGAGATACGGGTAATTGGTTTAATGTTATTTTAATTGATAAGGGTGAGAAACAAGGCTTAAAAAAAGATATGGCTGTTATTACCAATGAAGGTCTGGTTGGCAGTATAATAAGCACTACTGCCAATACATCCAAGGTAATGTTAATTACCGATGAGCGTAGTTCTGTTAGTGCAATGCTACAAAGGACCAGAGATAACGGAATCATTAAAGGAAGCATTGATACAGCACCTAGGGGTTACCTAAAAATGGACTTTTTATCTCAGGATGCCAACTTAGTAAAGGGAGATATAGTTATTTCTTCGGGCTTGGGAGGTTTGGTGCCTAAGGGTATTGTTATAGGGGAAGTTGTGGAAACCGAAAAAGAATCTTATGAATTAATGCAATATGCTATAGTTAAACCCGCTGTAGATTTTCTCAAACTTGAGCGAGTTTTTGTGATTAAGGGTGAAAAGGAGGCCGATCAATGA
- a CDS encoding rod shape-determining protein: MRFFNIFSNDLGIDLGSANTLVHVKGKGIVLKEPSVVAVQRDNGSILAVGEEAKLMIGRTPGNIVAIRPMRDGVIADFDVTENMLKYFISRALKSKHFIKPRVVVGVPSGVTEVEKRAVIDATLQAGAREAYLIEEPMAAAIGAGLEVYEPAGNMVVDIGGGTTEVAIISLGGIVTSKSIRVGGDEMDEAIVYYIKKEYNLMIGERTAEQIKITIGSAALDIDIESMDIRGRDLVTGLPKTISVTAEEINSALAEPVNNIVDAIKVTLEKTPPELAADIMDRGIVMTGGGSLLTGLDSRVNSETGMPVHIAEEPMNCVAMGTGKVLEELDILKRVLISPKKVG, from the coding sequence ATGAGATTTTTTAATATATTTTCAAATGACTTAGGAATTGATTTAGGTTCGGCTAATACTTTGGTGCATGTTAAAGGAAAGGGTATTGTTCTTAAAGAACCTTCTGTTGTTGCGGTTCAGCGAGATAATGGATCTATTTTAGCTGTTGGCGAAGAAGCCAAGCTGATGATAGGGCGTACTCCGGGCAACATAGTGGCAATAAGACCTATGAGAGATGGTGTCATAGCTGATTTTGACGTGACTGAAAACATGCTAAAGTACTTTATATCAAGGGCGTTAAAGAGCAAACATTTTATTAAACCCAGAGTTGTTGTGGGAGTTCCTTCGGGAGTGACTGAAGTTGAAAAAAGAGCGGTAATCGATGCTACTCTTCAGGCAGGAGCAAGAGAGGCCTATTTAATTGAAGAACCAATGGCAGCAGCTATAGGAGCAGGTCTTGAAGTTTATGAACCGGCTGGAAATATGGTGGTGGATATAGGAGGCGGTACTACCGAAGTTGCGATTATTTCACTGGGGGGTATTGTTACCAGCAAATCAATTCGTGTTGGCGGCGATGAGATGGATGAAGCCATTGTCTATTATATCAAGAAAGAATATAACCTTATGATCGGCGAGCGTACTGCAGAACAAATAAAGATTACGATTGGTTCTGCAGCACTAGATATAGATATCGAATCTATGGATATACGGGGTCGTGATTTGGTTACCGGTTTACCGAAGACTATTTCTGTAACCGCCGAAGAGATTAACAGTGCTCTGGCAGAACCGGTAAATAATATTGTAGATGCGATTAAGGTAACACTCGAGAAGACGCCGCCGGAGTTAGCGGCCGATATTATGGACAGAGGTATCGTTATGACCGGTGGAGGTTCGCTGCTAACGGGTTTAGATAGTAGAGTAAACAGTGAAACAGGAATGCCGGTGCATATTGCTGAAGAGCCAATGAATTGTGTAGCAATGGGAACAGGTAAGGTTTTAGAGGAATTAGATATTTTAAAGCGTGTATTAATTTCACCTAAAAAAGTAGGCTGA
- the radC gene encoding RadC family protein — protein MGSDILIKDLPIEERPRERLQKYGAQALSDAELLAVLIRTGTRSESALVLAQRILKGDIGKSGLAYVVDSSVEELSKIKGIGTAKAVQIKAAVELGRRIASYNQRKQVIIKSPLDVKDLLMEEMRFLEKEYFKTILLNVKNHVISIEDISIGSLNSSIVHPREVFKPAIRRSSASILLVHNHPSGDTTPSREDIEVTERLVEAGKILGINVLDHIIIGSDSIISLKEKNLM, from the coding sequence TTGGGTAGCGACATCTTGATAAAGGATTTGCCGATTGAAGAACGCCCACGAGAACGCCTGCAAAAATATGGAGCTCAAGCTTTAAGTGATGCGGAGCTTCTAGCGGTATTGATAAGGACCGGAACCAGGTCAGAATCTGCACTGGTTCTTGCTCAGCGCATACTAAAAGGTGATATAGGCAAGAGCGGGCTTGCTTACGTGGTGGATTCAAGTGTAGAAGAACTTTCAAAGATAAAAGGCATAGGCACAGCTAAGGCTGTACAAATAAAAGCAGCTGTGGAGCTTGGTAGGAGGATAGCTTCGTATAACCAGCGTAAGCAAGTTATCATAAAAAGCCCTCTGGATGTAAAGGATCTTCTTATGGAAGAAATGAGATTTCTAGAGAAGGAATATTTTAAAACAATTTTACTAAATGTAAAAAATCATGTTATTTCCATCGAAGATATTTCGATAGGAAGTTTAAATTCTTCCATAGTTCACCCGCGAGAGGTTTTTAAACCGGCTATTAGGAGAAGTAGTGCTTCTATACTGTTGGTTCATAACCATCCAAGCGGGGATACGACACCAAGCAGAGAGGATATTGAAGTTACCGAAAGGTTGGTTGAAGCAGGTAAAATTTTAGGCATAAATGTTTTGGACCATATTATAATTGGTAGTGACTCAATTATAAGTCTTAAAGAAAAAAATCTTATGTAA
- a CDS encoding Maf family protein, with amino-acid sequence MHESIILASASPRRQQLLTQIGLDFFVEPSCIDENLNCKIDFGHSVAEMAFQKAAAVAEKHEKGLVLGADTIVVLGREVLGKPATLQEAEEMLGRLSGCWHRVFTGLALIDAATNHCLKEFEESQVKFKNLSSSEIQNYVETGEPLDKAGAYAIQGKGALLVEKIDGDYYNIVGLPLFKLNAMLIRFGIKIL; translated from the coding sequence ATGCATGAAAGCATAATTTTAGCTTCAGCCTCTCCGCGAAGACAACAACTTTTAACACAGATAGGTTTGGATTTTTTTGTTGAGCCGAGCTGCATAGACGAAAATCTTAATTGTAAAATTGATTTTGGTCATTCAGTAGCTGAGATGGCTTTTCAGAAAGCCGCAGCTGTTGCAGAAAAACATGAAAAAGGTCTGGTGCTTGGCGCTGATACTATAGTAGTTTTGGGCAGGGAAGTCCTTGGTAAACCAGCTACTTTACAGGAAGCAGAGGAGATGCTGGGACGTTTAAGCGGCTGCTGGCATCGAGTTTTTACTGGCCTTGCATTGATAGATGCAGCTACAAACCATTGCTTAAAAGAATTTGAAGAAAGTCAAGTTAAATTTAAAAACCTAAGCAGCTCAGAGATACAAAACTATGTAGAAACCGGTGAACCGTTGGATAAGGCAGGAGCTTATGCAATACAAGGAAAAGGTGCATTGCTTGTTGAAAAAATTGATGGTGATTATTATAATATCGTAGGATTGCCGCTATTTAAATTAAACGCAATGCTTATCCGTTTTGGCATAAAAATACTCTGA
- a CDS encoding DUF4321 domain-containing protein, with the protein MRRNYHSPAILVIILIVGLLVGGALGQALGGFAPILSKGMNIGLATTKLNLGIISVTFGIDISFNLAAALGLIIAILLYQRM; encoded by the coding sequence ATGAGACGAAATTACCATAGTCCTGCAATATTGGTTATAATACTAATAGTGGGTTTGTTAGTTGGAGGTGCTTTAGGCCAAGCCTTAGGCGGTTTTGCTCCAATTTTAAGCAAGGGTATGAATATAGGTTTAGCTACGACTAAGCTGAACTTAGGCATTATAAGTGTTACATTTGGTATTGATATAAGTTTTAATTTGGCTGCTGCCTTAGGACTTATTATAGCTATTCTTTTGTATCAGCGTATGTAG
- a CDS encoding Gx transporter family protein: MQKHSKMSFLSLLVAFGIIIHIIEDMLPVPFPIPGAKLGLANIISLLTIIFYGLKEGLIVCVLRCIIAALLAGSLSSLLYSLSGAILSTMVMAFTYHHFKDTFSLVGISILGAVTHNFVQVTMASIVLSTFGLYVYLPYLMVIGLCTGLFTGLTSHFAKQNLFTFFTKTNF; encoded by the coding sequence ATGCAAAAACACAGTAAGATGTCATTTCTCTCACTTCTTGTAGCTTTTGGTATTATAATACACATTATTGAAGATATGCTACCAGTACCTTTCCCGATACCAGGGGCAAAGTTAGGTCTTGCTAATATAATATCACTTTTAACCATCATATTTTATGGGTTAAAGGAAGGGCTTATTGTTTGTGTACTGCGGTGCATTATTGCAGCATTGTTGGCAGGATCTCTTTCAAGCTTGCTTTATAGTCTGTCCGGAGCAATTTTAAGCACCATGGTTATGGCGTTTACCTACCATCATTTTAAGGATACATTTAGTCTGGTAGGAATAAGCATTTTAGGGGCAGTTACCCACAATTTTGTCCAAGTGACCATGGCGAGCATTGTTCTTTCTACTTTTGGACTTTATGTTTACTTGCCATACTTGATGGTAATAGGCCTTTGCACCGGTCTGTTCACAGGCTTGACTTCTCATTTCGCAAAGCAAAATCTTTTTACATTCTTTACCAAAACTAATTTTTAG
- a CDS encoding NusG domain II-containing protein, with amino-acid sequence MITKGDKLLIIFVLMLAFIIFTGFQIYGFTDDKTYVLIEIDGKLYQKISLGENGPNLRLTIPVAHGKSIVEINRNKVRMQYSDCPDRDCVRQGWISRPGQMIVCLPNKLVLKIEGSKPAKDEVDAVSF; translated from the coding sequence TTGATTACAAAAGGTGATAAATTACTAATTATTTTTGTATTGATGCTGGCATTTATAATCTTTACAGGTTTTCAGATATATGGTTTTACTGATGATAAAACTTATGTTTTAATCGAAATTGACGGGAAACTATATCAAAAGATTTCTTTAGGAGAAAATGGTCCAAACCTTAGATTAACTATCCCGGTAGCTCATGGTAAAAGCATAGTGGAAATTAACCGGAATAAAGTCCGGATGCAGTATTCAGATTGCCCCGACAGAGATTGCGTGAGGCAGGGCTGGATAAGTCGCCCGGGGCAGATGATTGTATGTCTTCCTAATAAGTTAGTCTTAAAAATAGAAGGCAGTAAACCGGCTAAAGATGAAGTCGATGCAGTAAGCTTTTAG
- a CDS encoding RNA polymerase sigma factor, whose translation MKLLTAIKRSKNKDSNAFQVLFELFYSDVYKTSYFITQDFSLAEDATQEAFCKAFQKLDTLREFNKFGSWIKTIAARCAIDIMRKRQHFTVVEDFAQFSQDNYVNSLPQLLPENELEKNELKSCIKRAIYDLNPIYRQVIVMKYFLNLTSQEIADALDLPVGTVKSRLFRALNQLKISLQDENNSLGKEESLQ comes from the coding sequence ATGAAGCTTCTTACTGCGATTAAACGGTCAAAAAATAAAGACAGCAATGCTTTTCAAGTATTATTTGAATTGTTTTATTCGGATGTATATAAAACCTCATATTTTATCACACAAGATTTTTCTCTTGCTGAAGATGCAACTCAAGAAGCTTTTTGCAAAGCCTTTCAAAAACTTGACACTTTGAGGGAATTCAATAAGTTCGGCTCTTGGATAAAAACCATCGCAGCTCGCTGTGCCATCGATATTATGCGTAAAAGACAGCATTTCACCGTAGTAGAAGATTTTGCTCAATTCTCCCAGGATAATTATGTAAACTCCCTACCTCAATTATTACCGGAAAATGAATTAGAAAAGAATGAGCTTAAATCCTGTATAAAGAGAGCTATTTATGATTTAAACCCCATCTACCGGCAGGTAATAGTAATGAAATACTTTTTAAATCTTACCAGTCAAGAAATTGCAGATGCACTCGACTTGCCTGTGGGCACCGTTAAATCCAGGCTGTTTAGGGCATTAAATCAATTGAAGATTTCCCTGCAAGATGAAAATAATAGTCTTGGCAAGGAGGAAAGCTTACAATGA
- a CDS encoding DUF4367 domain-containing protein has translation MKPNELNLESLIQEIFQEDAENVIVPPPQHIWEKISSDRQTAKTIRRSSLHQRFSTSKAIACFVISVLFIGLFISNQPAIAINSNILKTVVDFFSSPETTGSVNVSISKNTLPDSDAPLPPPDWPLDTGEKVVTLEQARSEAAFNFIMPSYLPKGVSLDIITVLNEFRVNQYYRSDKNRLVIEQHYFSGGFASSYYFSSSKVKKVNINGTEATLITQNNPYTGQNQIHILWCIDDIEFNLKTDLSEKDALKVARSIK, from the coding sequence ATGAAACCTAACGAACTGAATCTTGAAAGTTTAATACAAGAAATATTTCAGGAGGATGCAGAAAATGTCATTGTTCCTCCTCCGCAACACATATGGGAAAAAATATCTTCAGACCGACAAACGGCAAAAACTATTAGAAGAAGCAGTTTACATCAAAGATTTTCTACTTCAAAAGCGATTGCTTGCTTTGTAATTTCTGTATTGTTTATTGGGCTTTTTATATCTAACCAACCAGCAATCGCTATAAACAGCAACATCTTAAAAACTGTGGTTGACTTTTTTTCGTCACCGGAAACAACCGGTTCGGTCAATGTTTCAATAAGCAAAAATACTTTACCTGACTCTGATGCACCTTTGCCACCTCCGGATTGGCCGCTAGATACCGGAGAAAAAGTAGTGACATTAGAACAGGCTCGCTCTGAGGCCGCATTCAATTTTATAATGCCTTCTTACCTGCCAAAAGGTGTAAGCCTCGATATTATTACGGTTTTAAATGAATTTAGAGTTAATCAATACTACCGCTCAGATAAAAACAGACTTGTAATAGAACAGCATTATTTTTCAGGAGGGTTTGCATCAAGTTATTATTTTTCATCTTCTAAAGTAAAAAAAGTGAATATAAATGGTACCGAAGCAACGCTAATAACACAAAATAACCCTTATACGGGCCAAAATCAAATCCACATATTATGGTGCATAGATGATATTGAATTCAACCTCAAAACCGATTTGAGCGAAAAAGACGCCCTAAAAGTAGCTCGATCTATAAAATAA
- a CDS encoding IS3 family transposase, with amino-acid sequence MVHSFSRKSNTYDNACIVFFHSVLKKEKINNYKYYDFNATQKAIFEYIESWYNRKRIYSAINYMTPQAVYKAVLATV; translated from the coding sequence ATTGTTCATTCCTTTAGTAGAAAAAGCAACACTTATGACAATGCCTGCATTGTATTCTTCCATTCAGTATTAAAAAAGGAAAAAATTAACAATTATAAATACTATGATTTCAATGCTACCCAGAAAGCAATCTTCGAATATATCGAATCTTGGTACAATAGAAAAAGGATTTACAGTGCCATCAATTACATGACTCCACAGGCAGTATATAAGGCTGTGCTTGCGACGGTATAA
- a CDS encoding ISAs1 family transposase, whose product MEWTQLIANIINKGDYVLALKGNHPLLHKEIEEFSKEAEDKKYQKKYGINTYQNYDKGHGRIERRTYYIASNICWLDARKEWKKLTSIGMVKYYSEQNGKKTCETRYYLCNIEPDATKFANAEKTLGHRKYALVLRCYIQRRFNKSKKRQCT is encoded by the coding sequence ATGGAATGGACACAGCTAATAGCAAACATAATAAACAAAGGCGATTATGTGCTAGCCTTAAAAGGTAACCACCCATTACTTCATAAAGAAATCGAAGAATTTTCCAAGGAAGCTGAAGACAAAAAATATCAAAAGAAATATGGTATAAATACATATCAAAATTATGATAAAGGTCATGGCCGTATAGAACGAAGAACTTACTACATCGCATCCAATATTTGCTGGCTGGATGCAAGAAAAGAATGGAAGAAACTCACCTCCATAGGTATGGTCAAATATTACAGCGAACAAAACGGTAAAAAAACATGTGAAACAAGATATTACCTATGTAACATAGAACCTGATGCCACAAAATTTGCAAATGCAGAAAAAACATTGGGGCATAGAAAGTATGCACTGGTCCTTAGATGTTACATTCAACGAAGATTCAACAAGAGTAAGAAAAGACAATGCACCTGA